DNA sequence from the Candidatus Sulfuricurvum sp. RIFRC-1 genome:
ACCCAGTTTGCAACGCAGAGCAAAGAGCAGTTTATTCACGATGCAAAAGAGCGTCAAAGTATCAAAGACGAAATCTTACGCCTTAAAACCCTCAATGAACGGCTCAGCCAAGATGCGATCAATCTCACCCAAGCACTCAAGGGAGAGAATAAAACGCAGGGGAACTGGGGCGAGATCGTGTTGGAACGGATTTTAGAAGAATCAGGTTTACGTGAGGGGCATGAGTACGATATCCAAAGCACCCTCAGCGATGAAGAGGGGAAAAAATTTCGTCCCGATGTGATCGTCCATCTCCCGCAGAACAAAGATATCATCATCGATTCAAAAGTCTCCCTCGTCGCGTATGATGCCTTTATCCGTGCCGAAAACGACGAAGATCGCGCTCATGCACTGAAACAGCACCTTCTCTCGATCCATGCTCATATTAAAGGATTAAGCTCCAAACGCTATGAACAACTCAGCGGGGTACGCACCCTCGATTTCGTCCTCCTCTTTATGCCGATCGAGGGGGCGTTTCTCCTTGCACTGGAGCAGGATAACACCTTCTTTAAAACGGCGTATGAACAAAACATCGTTGTTGTTTCTCCATCGACCCTTCTCGTGACATTGCGCACCATCGAGCACATTTGGCGAAGCGAATACCAAGAGCGTAATGCCAAAGCGATTGCCGAATCCGCCGAAGCTCTCTATGAAAAACTGGTAGCGTTTGTGGAGGATATGGAGAAGATCGGTGAGCAGATCGGACGTACTCAAAAAAGCTATGAGGGTGCGATGAACAAACTTTCAACCGGAAAAGGGAATCTGATCCGTCGCGTCGAGTCGATGCGGAAACTGGGGTTAAAGCCGAAAAAGTTGCTTCCTTCCTCTTTAACAGAGGTGGAAGAAGATATTTTATAGGTGCGGAATCTTCACTTTTGAATTAAGTAGCGCTCCGATGAGTATCATGAGGGCAAGCACCCCCATCCATCCGATAAACCCTGACCCAAGCCATACTAGCCACAGCAAAATCGCCCCCAGCGGTGTTGGAACTCCTGTAAAATGTTTGGCTACCTCTCCCGCATCGGCGTTAATATTAAACTGGATAAGACGGCGAAGACCGCTGATAACATAGTAGATCGAAGCGATTGAGGTAATAATGAGAGGAATGCCTGAGAGGTGAGTATAGACCCCTTGGAAGATAAAGAAGGTGGGTACGAGAACGAAGCTGAGGAAATCGGCAAAAGAGTCGAGCTGAATTCCGAATTCGTTCGATAGACCGAATTTACGGGCAATTTTCCCGTCAATGATGTCAAATGCGCCCCCCATCCATGCCAAGATGACGGCAATCATAAACTGATCTTGTGTAATGAAATAGGTTGCTAATAACCCGCAGGTAATATTGGCCATCGTAACGAGATTGGCTAAATTGAAGTGACTGGTAGAACGCCATAGAAATTGCATTAATGCTCCGTTTTCATATTACTGTACTTATTTGACATTATAACGAAATCGAAAAAGGTATAGATGATAATAAAACATGTTATCATTACGTGGTTGTGGCTAAAAATCAGTTTGGTCCTGATATTTTATAAGAATGTAAAAATATAATATTTTTTTTATATCGAAAAGTTATACTTCTGTTAAAAGTGAATATAAATTCATTTGGTACAAATATGTAGGATACAAATGAAGAAAACTGTTATGATGAGTTTAGTAGCAGTTGCTGTACTAAATAGTGCGAGTATCGACGAAGCGTTTGGTGAGGGAAAGGGAAGTGGACAGATTCGTGCTGCGTATGTAAATCAGGATAATGCGGTGGATACCGATACCTACGGAACTTCTATCGGAGGTATATTGAAATATGAAACGGCGGCATGGTATGAGATTAAGCTCGGTGTCGCCGCATATGTGTCTCAAAAGCTCCATTTTGCAACCGGTAATGATGCTAGACTCAATCCGGATTTTTTTGATACTGAAGGGAAATCATTTGCATATGTAGGTGAAGCGTATATCGATTACAGCACGAATGATCTAAGCCTCCGTGTCGGACGTCAATTGATCGATACGCCGTTAGCCGATTCCGATGATATCCGTATGCACCCCAATAGCTTTGAAGCAGCGATGGCAACCTACAGGGGAATCGAGGGGACAACTTTGGTCGGCGGATACATGATACGTTGGGCAGGATACGATGCTCCGCAAGGGCATAATGACAGTATCAGCGAGTTTCAAAAATTTGGATCCAATCATCAAAGTGACGGTGCATCCGTTATCGGTATTTTGAACGAAAGCATTGAGAATCTTACCCTACAAGGGTGGTTCTATCATCGGAATAAACTTTCAAAGGCTTTCTATACCGATGCGATCTATGCTATCCCTATGAATGAGACTCTGGGGGTCGAATTAGTCGGACAATTTGCAAATTTTTCCGAAGAAAATAATAGTGGTTTGGACGGCAATGTATACGGTATCGGAGCAAGTGTTAATGTCGGAATGGTGAGTGTGGGTGCAGCGTATAACAAAGTATCAAATTATGAAGGTAACTTTATAGGAAACGGCTTCGGCGGCGGACCATACCTCACCTCAATGGAAGAGATGACGATTGACGGATTTGAGGACGTCAAAGCGTATCAGTTCAGTGCAAAATTCGATATGGCAAATGCCGGAATTGAGGGATTGATGTTGAGTGCACTGTATGGAAATTTCAAAAGTGCTCCGGCAGATATGCAAGTTAAAGAGATCGATCTCATAGCCACCTATGAAGTGAGCAAAGGGTTAAATGCCGAAGTAAGCTATGCAATGATTGATGATAAAAATAAGAATACGGCTGTGGATGAGTTCGACCTCACCTATGATGGCGGATATGAGCGTTTTCTTGTTCGTCTCAGCTATAACTTCTAAAGAGCATTAGGAGACTTTGGAATCAAAGACGTTGAGGATTTTTTGTTCTTCATCATAACGCAGGAGGAAGACTCGCGCATTGTAATGAGAGAGCAATGGATGTGAATTGTGCGGGTCAATTAAAAATACCTTGGTGAGTGAGTCGGCAATCATGCATGTAGGTGCCAAGATAGTGACACTCTCATAGCTATTGATACATTGAGAGCGATGGGGGTGAACGATAGGTAACGACTCATTGGTTCGGGAATAATATCCGGCAGAGGTAGCGGCGGCATTATTGTGTAATAACTCACCTAAATAGATCGTTTGAGTGGGTGTAATGGGATGTCGGACGATAAGAGACTCAGGAGTGCTTCCAAAAACACGTAAATCTCCCCCCGCGTTGACACTGCCATACGTGATACCGTATTCACGTAGTACTTGGATGGCGCAATCGACGGCATATCCTTTCGCAATTCCACCTAAATCGATACATACTCGTTTGGTCAGCAGAATAGATGAATCTTCCCCTAGGACGATATCGCTCCACTTTCCATCATACATCAGATAATCTTTTTGTGGTAAAAAACCTTTTTGTGCGAGGGTATTACCAACTGTGACGTCAAAAATACCGTTGCTATGACGAGAGAGTTCTTGTGCAAAAGAGAGAACCCTATAGGTATGAGGATGAATAGTTAAAGGGGTATTGGGGGAGAGTGCATTGATGCGAGAAACGTCTGATTCATGGTTAAAAAAGCTCAAAACTGATTCGATAAAAGCAATGCCCTCGAATGCTTTATCTAGGCACTCCGGTGCGCTGTTCGTTGGAACAGATATTTCGACAAACGTCCCCAAAAGGGGGCGAGAACGTTGTTTCATTTGAATTTAACTTCCATCGTGGCGAGTACGCGGCGGACACCGTTGGTGACATTTTTACATGAGAGGGTTGCACTGCTGATATTACGAATATCACCGTTTAGTTTGAGTGAGTCTTTGTGTGTTTTGCCAATGAATTGGGCACGCCATTGGATTTCACGAATTTGCTCACCATAACTCTCTTTGAAATCAAGTACCTCAATTCCTTTGACCTTGTTACTCATATCAAGTGCTATTGAATACGTAATAAGTTCATGCTTTCCGATCACTTTGTCAAGGATAAACCAGCCGATTTGATGACCGTTTTGTTCCACTTTCCAAATTTTTTGTTTGGGATCACGTACACGCACTTTGCTCATTTGTTCCACTTGATCGATTTCACTATCAAGCAAAACAATATCAGAGGGGACAAAGGTAGTGGCTTGCGGAAAAAATGATTTTTGCGATTCCGAATAGGTCGGATATTGAAAACTAAAATCTTTGGCATAGATTGCCGGTACTGCACTCAATATGAGTGCAGGGGTTAATAGCCACGTATTGGTATTCATGATCTCCTCCTAGAAATTAAATCCGACTTTAAAATAATACTTGTCTTTAGTACGCTCAATGAGATGTAAATTGGCATCATCTTGTTCATCATATGCTTCTCCCCCACCGTTGAGTTCGCGTAAATAGGAAAGTGTCATCCACCATTTTTGTGAGCCATAGTGTAATGAGGGACCGGCATAATGGCTGTAACGTTCGATACCCACTTCGGTTTCGCTCTCGTTTTCATAGACATATTCAGCTCCGATAAACCAATTGTCCATAAATCGATACGAAATTCCGGTGGAAGCCATAATCCCGATTTCCATTTCAGGATGGGTTGGCCAATCATACACTGCTCCGCTGTTAGCGGTTGCTTCAGTCTCAGTTTCATAGAATCCTTTGGAATTAAGATGATTCCATTGACTGGTAGGGAGTGCTTTTCGTTGCGCGCGTGTAGTTTCTAACCCAAGATTTCCAAGCCAAATGAGTTGTCCGTCGAGAAAATATTTTTGAGCTAACAGTTTAAGCTCAAAGGTATCGACAGTTTTGTCTTGACCCGAATGGGGATCTTTTGAGAGGTGGCGATAGGAAAAATAATTAGAGAGTCCAAAATCATCTCCCGCAGCACTGAGATAATTATATTTTCCTGACACCTCAAATCCTGAAAACTCAAAACCGCCGGAATGATCACCGGGGATATAGCCATCGACGATAATTCCCTCAGTTTTGACCGACTGACCTAAAATATAGCCTGCAATGGTAAATTTATCGGTTACACCGTATTCAAGCTCTGTTTTGGAATAGAGGGCTTTATAGCTTCCCGATCCTTTATCGCCATGATGTTCAAAATGTTGAACAAAATCGATAGCACCTGTAGGGAGCGGTTCAGAGGATTTCGTAAATCCCAGCAGATTTTCATCAGCAAAGAGTGGAGAGAGAAGAACACTTGCACATAAGCAAGATAGAAACAGTTTTTGATTCATAGGGTACTCCTGATGTAAATATATTGATAATCTATATCAATTGTATTTGTCGAAGTATAGAGTAAATCAAAGGTAAATGTCAATAGTGATAAGCATTATTGTTTAATATTTGAGAATGATTGTCAATAAACATGTTATAATGTCGCAAAAAATTGGTAATACAATGGATAACAACTCAATGACTCTTTTAAGTGCATGCGTTCGAGGCGGGTCATGCAAGGTGATAAAAATCAATGCTACCGGAGCTCTCAAACAGCGCCTCATCTCATTTGGTCTGATGAAAGGTGCCGAGGTAAAAATGCTTGAATGCGGGATGACTAAAAGCACGTTTGAGATTAAAATCGGGAATGTCAATATTGCATTGCGCCGCGAAGAAGCCGAGTTGATCGAGGTGTCCGATGTCCGTTAAAAAAATTACCGTAGCTCTTGTCGGGCAGCCTAACGTCGGCAAAAGTATGTTGATTAACTCGATCGGCAATGCGAGGCTGCATGTCGGAAACTTTACCGGGGTAACGGTTGAGAAAACCGTAGTCACATTTGAACACGGCGGGTATGAATTCAGCGTCGTTGACCTCCCCGGAACGTATGCCTTTACCGATTATTCGATTGAAGAGAGAGTAACTCACGATTATCTATGTAATGAGTCGTACGATCTAATCATCAATGTCCTTGATTCGACCAATATGGAAAAAAATCTTCAACTTACCGCCGAACTTATGACGATGAGCAAAAAAATGGTGATAGCTCTGAATATGTCCGATGAAGCGGATAAAGAGGGGATCGATATCAACGCACCCTACCTCTCACAGCTATTGGGGATTCCGTGTATTCGGGTTTCTGCGGCGGCGAAAACAGGTTTGGAAGCGCTTATGAAAGCGGTAATAAAAACCCATGAGGCCTCATATCAAGAGCAAAAACTGATCTTTAGCGAAGCCGTCGAAGAAGAGATCGATATGATCGCCGATTACCTTGATAAACATAAGTTCAAAGCGTCAATCTCCAACCGTAATATTGCAATCAACCTTTTGCAAAAAGAGAAAAAAACCTATCGTGTATTGCATGACAATCCGATTTGGACAGAATTGCAGCCGATGCTGATCGAAGCAGACCGTCACGTATTGCTTCACCACGATACGGATGATATGAAAGAGGCATTGGCGGAAGAATATTTCTCGTTTAACCGTGGTATCATCGCTGAAGCGGTAAAAGTTAAACCAAAAACACCGTTGAAGAAAACAACAACGGAGAAGATTGATTCGGTATTGATTCATCCGATATTCGGTATTCCGATTTTTCTCTTTTTCATGTGGTCGTTATTTCAGCTCACTTTTGAAATCGGTTCCATTCCGATGGATTGGATCGATGCCTTTTTCGGATGGTTCGGAGAGGTTGTAGGCGCTACAATCGGGAATAATGAAATTCGTTCTCTCATTGTAGACGGTGTCATCGCGGGGGTAGGGGCAGTTGTCCTTTTCGTCCCGAATATCGTGATCCTTTTTGTCGGGATCGCCCTGCTCGAATCAACGGGGTATATGTCACGGGTTGCTTTTTTGCTGGACGGGTTTTTCCACAAATTTGGTCTGCACGGACAGTCTTTTATCCCTCTTGTATCGGGATTCGGATGTTCGATTCCGGCGTATATGTCGGCACGGATTCTTAAAAATGACCGTGATCGCCTTTTGACCCTTTTTGTCATCGGATTTATGAGCTGCGGTGCACGTCTCCCCGTCTATGTCCTTTTTACAGGAGCTTTTTTTGCCCCTGAAATGGCGGGAAATATCCTTTTTGGAATTTATATTCTTGGCGCGATGATCGGGTTGGTTGTGGCAAAAATCTTGAAAGTAACGGCGTTCAAAGGGATTGATGAACCGTTCGTTATGGAGATGCCAAAATACCGTCTCCCCTCCGTAAAACTGATCTGGCATACGGTCGTAACGAAGACGATGATGTATCTGAAAAAAGCGGGGACCTTTATTGCCGCTGCATCATTGCTCGTATGGTTTCTCAGTACCTATCCGAAAGACGCTTCTCTAAACGCTTTATTTGGAGTGAAAATTGAGGCCGCAGTATCGGAAAATGAAGTGAAAACTCTCGAAAATCAGCTTGCTGAAGCGCAGCTTTCGCAGAGCTTTTTGGGTCAAATCGGTCATGCTATCGAGCCGGTATTTGCACCTTTGGGATTTGATTGGAAAATGGCGGTAGCATTACAGACGGGGCTTGCGGCCAAAGAGGTTGTAGTTTCAACGATGGGGGTTCTCTATTCACTCGGAAGCGATGCGACCGAAGCGGATCACTCTCTCATCTCTACGATCAGTTCTCAGATGCCTTTTGCATCCGCAGTGGCGTTTATCATTGTTATCATGACGTATCTTCCCTGTTTGGCAGCGTCGGTTGTCTTTACCCGTGAAGCGGGAGGAATCAAGTATTTCGGCTATTTATTTCTCTTTACGAGTATCGTGGCCTATTCGCTGGCATTTGTCGCCTATCATTTGACATTATGGTTGAGTTAGGTAATCATTAACCACTCTTTGTTACAATATCAGCATGAGTAAAATATTAATGATAGAAGACGATCTCGAGCTTGCCGAGATCCTCACCGAATTTTTAGAACAGTATGATTTCCAAGTCACGACGGAAGATGATCCGTTTAAAGCGCTCAGCATTCTCAAATTGGAAAAATTTGATGCAGTGATCCTCGATTTGACTCTGCCGGGTATGGATGGATTGGAAGTATGCGAAGCGATTCGTGCACGTCAAAATATCCCTATCATCATCTCCTCAGCCCGTTCAGATGTGACCGACAAGATCAATGCCCTCGAACTCGGAGCCGATGATTATCTCCCAAAACCCTACGATCCGCGAGAGCTTGAAGCCCGTATCCACTCGGTGTTACGCCGATACGACGCTGCATCCGTAGCCGCATCTGAGATTGCATGTGATTTTAAACTCAACGAATCCGCGATGCAGATCAGCTACAAAGGGCGTCCTCTTGAACTGACAAACGCTGAATACGGGATTCTCGCCCATATGATCAAAAAACAGGGGATGGTGGTGTCGCGCGAAGATTTAATTCATAATGTTTCAGCGATCAACGAAGACTCTTCGAACAAAAGTATTGATGTTATGATGGGGCGTATTCGAAATAAACTCGGGGATAAAGCTCTGATTGAATCGATCCGTGGCATCGGCTACAAACTGTTAAAATGATTAAAAATAATGCGGTTCTTGCAACCGTAGCCTTTGCGCTCGTCGTAACTGTATCGAGTGTCAGCTACACCTTTTATCAGCTTTATCAGATCAATCGCACGAAACATATCGATAACATTTTCACCAAACACTCCCTTATTAGTCAAATCTATCACACCTATATTATTAAGCAAATTTCAGAGCCGATGTTTGAGGCTAATTTGGCGTTGTATGATCTCGAAGAGATCAGTGATGAAGGGGTATATGAGACGATCATCCGTCAAGGGAAAATTCTCAAAAGTGACGGGAACGGGGATGAAGTGATGGAAGAGTATACCCTTTCAGACGCTCCATTTGAAACCCATTTAGCCGAGCAGGTGATTACCTCGATGATCGAATATCGAGGTAATATCTATTTTTGGGTTGAATCGTCTCGTCACAGTGTCCTTCTTCTGGATCGGGACATTGAACCCTATCATCCGGTCAATTTAATCTCAGCCTATGGAACATTGATGCTCGTTTTGATGGTTTCATTTGCCCTTATTATTTATCGCTTGCGTCCGCTGCGTCGTTTACGCAAACAGATTGCCCGTTTCGGGGAAGGGGACATGGGGGTACGATTTCGTATCGACGGGAGTGATGAGATTGCGTTGATTGCGAATGAACTCGATACCACCCAAAACAAAATCCGCTCGCTGATCGAATCGCGCACCCTCTTTTTGCGTAATATCATGCATGAACTTAAAACCCCGATTGCCAAGGGGCGGATAGTGGCAACCATGCTCAGCGATGAAAAACAGCAAGCAAGGTTTGAAGGTATTTTTGAGCGGCTGGAGTCTTTGATCGGTGAATTTGCACTGATTGAGGAGATTACATCGGGGAATCAGTATCATGAGAAAAAAGAGTATCGTCTGGTCGATATCATTGACGGTGCCGTCGATTCGGCAATGGTTGATTATGATTCGGTGAGCTGTAACGTTGATACGTCGATCAAAATGGAAGTTGATTATCGCTTGTTTGTCACTGCGGTGAAAAATTTGATCGACAACGCAATCAAATACTCTCCCGACAAAAGAATGGAGATAACGGTAGAAGGAGGAGAGATTCTCTTTAGTAATTTGGGCGAACCGCTGAAAAAACCGCTTAGCTACTACATCGAACCTTTTACCAAAGATCACCCGACGAAAGACAGTTTCGGGTTGGGCCTTTACATTGTTGACGCAATTTTAAAAGAGCATGGATACGTGTTGGCATATGAACGGCGTGGGGATCGTAATTGCTTTATTTTTGTTCCGCTAAAATCTAAAAGGAAATAGATGAAAAAAATTTTGATCACGAATGATGATGGATACGAATCGGCAGGGCTTTTGGCTCTTATCGAAGCATTGGATGGGTTAGGTCAGATTACCGTTGTTGCCCCCTCAACGGAGAAATCGGCGTGCGGACATTCGCTGACACTTACGCGACCGCTCAGCTTTATCAGTGTCGGGGATGATTTTTATAAACTCGATGACGGAACTCCGAGTGACTGCGTCTACCTTGCGCTGCATTCGCTTTTCGAAGAGTCCAAACCCGATTTACTCATTAGCGGGATTAACAAAGGCTCCAACATGGGTGAGGATATTACCTATTCTGGAACTGCGGCGGCGGCGATGGAAGCGGTTTTGCACGATGTCCCTGCTATTGCAATATCACAAGTAATGGATTTTACTCAACCCGTCGGTGATTTTGCATTGGCCAAACAAGCGATCCGTCATCTTGCCGAGAAAATTTTGACAGGGGATTTTCCGTTGAACGAGCGAGAGTTTTTAAATGTCAATATTCCCCACGATGTCGAAGAATTGGAATTTGCCGTCACCTATGCGGGATATCGCTACTACGCCAATGATGCCCACCTGCACCGTAATCCTAGAGGGATGGAATACTACTGGCTCGGGCTTCATCCTTTGGAGTATAAACCGCGTGAAAAGCGGAGTGCACTTTGTGATTTCGAAGCGATTGAAGCGGGAAAAGTCTCTCTTACCCCGATCAAACTCGATATGAGTGCCTATAAGTCGATGCAGCAATTGCGAGAGTGGCTATGAGACATACCCGCACGAAGCTTGTATTCGGAGAAGAGACGCACGCAAAACTTCAAAACGCTAACATCCTTCTACTCGGTGTCGGCGGTGTCGGGAGTTTTTGTCTTGATTGTCTTTACCGATCTGGAGTACGCCATATCACGATCGTCGATTTCGACCGCTACGATGTGACAAACCAAAACCGTCAGATGCACTCGGAAAACCACGAGGGGGAACTGAAAGTCGAAGCGCTCAAAACGCACTATCCCGAAGTGATTGCCATCAGCGATAAGATCACCCCCGAATGGGTTGAGGCGTTCGATTTTAGCTCCTTTGATCTGATCCTCGATGCAATTGATGATATGCGCGCTAAACTCGCACTCATCCAAAAATGCTACCCTAAACTCATCTCCTCCGTCGGTTCGGCTAAACGGCTTGATCCGACCAAAATCGAAGTACGTTCCATCTGGAAAACCGAAGGAGACCCGTTTGCCTCAAAAATCCGAAATGAACTGCGTAAACGTAAATTCAAAGGCGATTTCAGCTGTATCTGCTCCTCAGAACTCCCCCGTATCAAAGAAAAAGGGAGTTTCGTCGCCGTAACAGGATCATTTGGGCTTGCTATGTGTTCGTTAGCACTTCGAAGAATCGGGTATTGATTTATGCTACAATAATCTAAAATAATGCAAAGGAGTTATGATGTTATCAATACAGCTCAATAACCCTGAACTAGAGAGCTTTATCCAAAACGAGTATCATGGTGATGAAAACAGCCTCATGAACCAGTTTGTAGAGTTTTTGCGTTTTCAAAAGATCAAAAGTGAAGTCAAAACATCGATTGAAGAACTCGATCGTGATGAATTCATAGGGATTGATGAAGCGTTTGAGATGGCTACGGCAAAGTATGCGAAACATTAAAACGGTCGTATTCTCTAAAAAAGCCACCTATCGATTAACCAAAATCACCGATTTCATCTACATTCAAACTCAATCCGAATCTATGACTCTCGCTTATATGTCGAGATTAAAAGAGTACATTCGTGATATTCTAATCCATTTTCCAGAATCGGGACGCAAATGTGAAGAGTATGGCAAAGAGATACGAAAACTTGTGTACCAAGGGTATTCGATTCTCTATCGACTTAATGAGCCGAAAGAACGGGTGGAGATTGTGAATATTTTTAGAGAAAATCTTCCATAAGAATGCTATAAGTAGAGTTTCACGTTATCCCTTTAGTAACGAGGAGGATAGCTTTGGTATAATATCCCCACTTATTTTTGCGGAGTAAACAGTGGAACAAAAAGAACCCATGAC
Encoded proteins:
- a CDS encoding DUF6662 family protein, giving the protein MNQKLFLSCLCASVLLSPLFADENLLGFTKSSEPLPTGAIDFVQHFEHHGDKGSGSYKALYSKTELEYGVTDKFTIAGYILGQSVKTEGIIVDGYIPGDHSGGFEFSGFEVSGKYNYLSAAGDDFGLSNYFSYRHLSKDPHSGQDKTVDTFELKLLAQKYFLDGQLIWLGNLGLETTRAQRKALPTSQWNHLNSKGFYETETEATANSGAVYDWPTHPEMEIGIMASTGISYRFMDNWFIGAEYVYENESETEVGIERYSHYAGPSLHYGSQKWWMTLSYLRELNGGGEAYDEQDDANLHLIERTKDKYYFKVGFNF
- a CDS encoding response regulator transcription factor; translated protein: MSKILMIEDDLELAEILTEFLEQYDFQVTTEDDPFKALSILKLEKFDAVILDLTLPGMDGLEVCEAIRARQNIPIIISSARSDVTDKINALELGADDYLPKPYDPRELEARIHSVLRRYDAASVAASEIACDFKLNESAMQISYKGRPLELTNAEYGILAHMIKKQGMVVSREDLIHNVSAINEDSSNKSIDVMMGRIRNKLGDKALIESIRGIGYKLLK
- the rmuC gene encoding DNA recombination protein RmuC, which gives rise to MIYEITTLIGFSAAGTLMWMWNQSRQHYALLEARALQIQELYAQEQRLKGKLQAELENSQREYHALERDYAVLHTRHEESSRSFEEKLRLLDEAKLQMKAQFEHLATQIFEQKAKTFDEAHTKGLDLLLKPFREQITQFATQSKEQFIHDAKERQSIKDEILRLKTLNERLSQDAINLTQALKGENKTQGNWGEIVLERILEESGLREGHEYDIQSTLSDEEGKKFRPDVIVHLPQNKDIIIDSKVSLVAYDAFIRAENDEDRAHALKQHLLSIHAHIKGLSSKRYEQLSGVRTLDFVLLFMPIEGAFLLALEQDNTFFKTAYEQNIVVVSPSTLLVTLRTIEHIWRSEYQERNAKAIAESAEALYEKLVAFVEDMEKIGEQIGRTQKSYEGAMNKLSTGKGNLIRRVESMRKLGLKPKKLLPSSLTEVEEDIL
- a CDS encoding FeoA family protein; translated protein: MSQKIGNTMDNNSMTLLSACVRGGSCKVIKINATGALKQRLISFGLMKGAEVKMLECGMTKSTFEIKIGNVNIALRREEAELIEVSDVR
- a CDS encoding ArsS family sensor histidine kinase, coding for MIKNNAVLATVAFALVVTVSSVSYTFYQLYQINRTKHIDNIFTKHSLISQIYHTYIIKQISEPMFEANLALYDLEEISDEGVYETIIRQGKILKSDGNGDEVMEEYTLSDAPFETHLAEQVITSMIEYRGNIYFWVESSRHSVLLLDRDIEPYHPVNLISAYGTLMLVLMVSFALIIYRLRPLRRLRKQIARFGEGDMGVRFRIDGSDEIALIANELDTTQNKIRSLIESRTLFLRNIMHELKTPIAKGRIVATMLSDEKQQARFEGIFERLESLIGEFALIEEITSGNQYHEKKEYRLVDIIDGAVDSAMVDYDSVSCNVDTSIKMEVDYRLFVTAVKNLIDNAIKYSPDKRMEITVEGGEILFSNLGEPLKKPLSYYIEPFTKDHPTKDSFGLGLYIVDAILKEHGYVLAYERRGDRNCFIFVPLKSKRK
- a CDS encoding CDP-alcohol phosphatidyltransferase family protein, encoding MQFLWRSTSHFNLANLVTMANITCGLLATYFITQDQFMIAVILAWMGGAFDIIDGKIARKFGLSNEFGIQLDSFADFLSFVLVPTFFIFQGVYTHLSGIPLIITSIASIYYVISGLRRLIQFNINADAGEVAKHFTGVPTPLGAILLWLVWLGSGFIGWMGVLALMILIGALLNSKVKIPHL
- the feoB gene encoding ferrous iron transport protein B produces the protein MSVKKITVALVGQPNVGKSMLINSIGNARLHVGNFTGVTVEKTVVTFEHGGYEFSVVDLPGTYAFTDYSIEERVTHDYLCNESYDLIINVLDSTNMEKNLQLTAELMTMSKKMVIALNMSDEADKEGIDINAPYLSQLLGIPCIRVSAAAKTGLEALMKAVIKTHEASYQEQKLIFSEAVEEEIDMIADYLDKHKFKASISNRNIAINLLQKEKKTYRVLHDNPIWTELQPMLIEADRHVLLHHDTDDMKEALAEEYFSFNRGIIAEAVKVKPKTPLKKTTTEKIDSVLIHPIFGIPIFLFFMWSLFQLTFEIGSIPMDWIDAFFGWFGEVVGATIGNNEIRSLIVDGVIAGVGAVVLFVPNIVILFVGIALLESTGYMSRVAFLLDGFFHKFGLHGQSFIPLVSGFGCSIPAYMSARILKNDRDRLLTLFVIGFMSCGARLPVYVLFTGAFFAPEMAGNILFGIYILGAMIGLVVAKILKVTAFKGIDEPFVMEMPKYRLPSVKLIWHTVVTKTMMYLKKAGTFIAAASLLVWFLSTYPKDASLNALFGVKIEAAVSENEVKTLENQLAEAQLSQSFLGQIGHAIEPVFAPLGFDWKMAVALQTGLAAKEVVVSTMGVLYSLGSDATEADHSLISTISSQMPFASAVAFIIVIMTYLPCLAASVVFTREAGGIKYFGYLFLFTSIVAYSLAFVAYHLTLWLS
- a CDS encoding FMN-binding protein gives rise to the protein MNTNTWLLTPALILSAVPAIYAKDFSFQYPTYSESQKSFFPQATTFVPSDIVLLDSEIDQVEQMSKVRVRDPKQKIWKVEQNGHQIGWFILDKVIGKHELITYSIALDMSNKVKGIEVLDFKESYGEQIREIQWRAQFIGKTHKDSLKLNGDIRNISSATLSCKNVTNGVRRVLATMEVKFK
- the surE gene encoding 5'/3'-nucleotidase SurE, producing the protein MKKILITNDDGYESAGLLALIEALDGLGQITVVAPSTEKSACGHSLTLTRPLSFISVGDDFYKLDDGTPSDCVYLALHSLFEESKPDLLISGINKGSNMGEDITYSGTAAAAMEAVLHDVPAIAISQVMDFTQPVGDFALAKQAIRHLAEKILTGDFPLNEREFLNVNIPHDVEELEFAVTYAGYRYYANDAHLHRNPRGMEYYWLGLHPLEYKPREKRSALCDFEAIEAGKVSLTPIKLDMSAYKSMQQLREWL
- a CDS encoding OprD family outer membrane porin yields the protein MKKTVMMSLVAVAVLNSASIDEAFGEGKGSGQIRAAYVNQDNAVDTDTYGTSIGGILKYETAAWYEIKLGVAAYVSQKLHFATGNDARLNPDFFDTEGKSFAYVGEAYIDYSTNDLSLRVGRQLIDTPLADSDDIRMHPNSFEAAMATYRGIEGTTLVGGYMIRWAGYDAPQGHNDSISEFQKFGSNHQSDGASVIGILNESIENLTLQGWFYHRNKLSKAFYTDAIYAIPMNETLGVELVGQFANFSEENNSGLDGNVYGIGASVNVGMVSVGAAYNKVSNYEGNFIGNGFGGGPYLTSMEEMTIDGFEDVKAYQFSAKFDMANAGIEGLMLSALYGNFKSAPADMQVKEIDLIATYEVSKGLNAEVSYAMIDDKNKNTAVDEFDLTYDGGYERFLVRLSYNF
- a CDS encoding FAD:protein FMN transferase, which gives rise to MKQRSRPLLGTFVEISVPTNSAPECLDKAFEGIAFIESVLSFFNHESDVSRINALSPNTPLTIHPHTYRVLSFAQELSRHSNGIFDVTVGNTLAQKGFLPQKDYLMYDGKWSDIVLGEDSSILLTKRVCIDLGGIAKGYAVDCAIQVLREYGITYGSVNAGGDLRVFGSTPESLIVRHPITPTQTIYLGELLHNNAAATSAGYYSRTNESLPIVHPHRSQCINSYESVTILAPTCMIADSLTKVFLIDPHNSHPLLSHYNARVFLLRYDEEQKILNVFDSKVS